The genomic interval GTTTCCGTGTAGTTTCGCCCGTGAATGAAGATCGGTGGAATCGACTCATCGATACTTGCGAGTTTGGGGCGGGCTTGGAATGCATTCCACTCGGAGACGTACTCGGAACGCAACTGTTCGAGCATCGCTTTGACTTCCTCAAACTCACCCAGTCGAACTTGATTGTTCTTGATTGCCTGCTGCTGGGCTGCTTGGGATGCCGCGATGTTTGCTCTGGTGTCTTCATAGAGTTGCTCCACGCGTTGCAACTCAGGGATCAGTTCTTCACGAGCGGATTCATTGAGCCCGGGCAGTTGTGATTCAATCTGCTGGATGAAATCGGGTGTGTTTTCGTAGGTCAAATCCAGTGACTGCTCGATCAGCGTGTCGGTGACGACACGTTCGGTCTCGTTCGAGTCATAGGTGGGATCAATGATCACTTTGAATTGTTGCGTCGCAGCTACTTCGGAATCGGCGACGAATACCGTCACGCTGATTTCGCCCGCCAGTCCTGGATCCGGGACAATGGTGATCCCGTCCCCTTGCACATGAACGGCCGCAGGCGCCAACAGTTCGGCTGCCGCATTCCACAGCAGTGATAGATCTTCGTAGACAGAGGCATCCAATCGCGTGACCAAGGTCTCGCGTTTTTCCGTCTCGACAAAGGATTCGTTCCACTGAACCAGGTCACCGTTGGGGAGCAGAAAGAATGAGGTGCCCTGTTTTCCAAACAGCCATTTTTCATCCAGACCGGTTAAGTTGAAATAGGATTCGCCCGCATCGACCAAACCGTAGGTGTCTCGGATTTCTGCCAACGGGTTGCGGATGGACGCGTATCCGAGGAACTCCAGTGCATCGCCATCGATATCTGTAGCGGAAAACGGAACAGCGATGCTGGTTTCAAGAACATTCACATGAACATCATCGATCACCGACAGCGACGGTGGGTCGTTGACTGGATTCACTGTGAGCGAAAAGGTAACGTGACCGCTGCCCTGATCTCCGTCATGGACTTCATAGACGAATTGGTCTGAACCATGAAAATCTTGATGCGGTCGGTAGTAGTAAACCCCCGATTCCATCACCAAAGTGCCTGATGCAGGTTGCTGCAGTATCTGCAGGACGAGATTGTCCCGAGGCGTGTCCGCGTCGAAAGTCGCACCGAGCAGATCGAGTCGTGCGATGCCGTCTTCGTCCAAAACCGAATGGCTCAGTGTGGGAGCCGGCGGTGCCGAGAGAATCTGGATATCAATGTCCCTGTCGTGGGCGCCGTTGGAACGCGTGCTGAAACGCAGATTATTTACTCCCGACGAAAGCTGTCCGACGGCATCGCGAATTTCCCAGTCGGCGAGCTCAAAGAAACCATTGGGCTGGACGGCATAGCTGACATCAACCCAGCGATTGTCGGCAAACACGTACAGAGTGCGATTATCGGAATCGAAATTCACACGGCCACGCAACCCAAGATCGAACGTTCTACGATCGTTCAATTGGGCGCCCGGATCATTGTCGGTGTCGCGAAGCAGCCGCAGTGTGATCTCTGGGACTTTGCCCGCAAGCGAGTTGACGATGTTCAAAGCGTCCAGTGCTGAGACCCGTCCATCGTCATTGACGTCGTAAAAGTAGCTGGCGCTCTCCCGCAGCCGACCGAGACGGTTGATGACGTCCAAGGCATCCAAGGCGGAAACGTATAGGTCGTTGTTAACGTCCAGAGAATTGCCGGGATTCTGCACGTCTCCGGCAAGGAGCAGGCGAGGGGAAAGCGCTTCGTAACGGAGTTTGCGACGAATCGGACCACGACCACGACCACGACCACGAACAAAGCGCGGACGAGACATATTGCACCAGCAAAGCGGACATCCCAGGGTCAGTTAAATGGTCGCGATGGAACGGGAGTCTGCTTAGTCGGTGCTTCTCTCGCAACCGCAGCTTTCGCTGCCATCGCATAATTTGGCTTGGCTTGACACCCTGTGTCAATGATCCAACCAAGATATTCTGCCCAACTGCCTCTCGCAGACAATCCGTAATGGGATTCGCCTGAATTCCCACCATCCGCAAAGGCAGCGTTAACTCGGATGATTCACTCGACTCACGAAAGTCTTCGCAATACACATGCACGCAACGGCTTACGCGGATTGGCATGAAAACAGTCTGCGCATATCAGCCGGCACGCGATAGCGTCCGGTTCTCCGCCTGTAATCGCATACCGATCGATACGGGGTCAGGCTTTGCATTGGGTTTTCAGTTGCAGTGTGTCCTCGATCGATGCTGCCCTTCGTCACCACGACGGCGACTGGGCATGTCGTCGCTCGGCGCGGCGGACCAGACCCGACTCGCTGCCGTACACCCAGCCGCCGATCGATACGGGGTCAGGCTTTGCATTGGGTTTTCAGTTGCAGTGTGTCCTCGATCGGACCGTCGATACGGGGTCAGGCTTTGCATTGGGTTTTCAGTTGCAGTCTGTCCTCGATCGATGCTGCCCGTCGTCGCCACGACGGCGACTGGGCATGTCGTCGCTCGGCGCGGCGGACCAGACCCGAGACGCTGCCGTACACCCAGCCGCACCGGGAAACTTGCTCAGTGAGTCCGCGGGTGAAGCGTTCGTAGTGACCTTCATCGTGAAACAGTGCCCGTCGGCCATCACCCCGGGTGATCAGGTGATAGATAGCCCCGGGGAACTGGACGCGGTGAGGACGAGGCATGGTCAACCTTGGAGTGGAAGACGATCAAACGGCTGAAGAATCTAATGCCGCCGAAAACCCAATGCAAGGCCTGACCCCAGTGAAGCTCAGTGAAGCTCAGTGAAGCTCAGTCGAGACGCTGCCGTACACCCAGCCGCACCGGGAAACTTGCTCAGTGAGTCCGCGGGTGAAGCGTTCGTAGTGACCTTCATCGTGAAACAGTGCCCGTCGGCCATCACCCCGGGTGATCAGGTGATAGATAGCCCCGGGGAACTGGACGCGGTGAGGACGAGGCATGGTCAACCTTGGAGTGGAAGACGATCAAACGGCTGAAGAATCTAATGCCGCCGAAAACCCAATGCAAGGCCTGACCCCAGTGAAGCTCAGCTGACCCTGACCCCAGTGAAGCTCAGCTGACCCCAGTGAAGCTCAGTGCGGGGAAGGGCTTCGCCGGGGAGAAAATGGGATGGGGGTGGTTTTCGTCCTTGGGTGTTTTGCAGGCTGGGAGGTAGCTTGTGGTGAAAAGACGTAGAAAGGGTGGCCGGCGGTGGTGGCGATTAGAGTGTCGCCGATGTGGATGTTGAGCAGCGGTTGTGGGGCGTAGTGGTGGGCTGGCAAAAGGTTGGTGTTGACATTGTTTTTTCAGTCCAGGTTTTTGTTCCATGCATGGCAATCAAAGTGAGCCTCAGGCGCTAGCCGTGGGCCGGCACCACAATCCGGCTCAGGCCCACGGCTAGCGCCTGAGGCTCACTGGGTGCACCAGCTGCGCCGGCAGTCGGGACATAAACCTGCGCAAACCCAAAAACACACAACCCCAACGTTTTGCCAGCCCAGCGTAGTGGTACGTCTGGGGGACTTCGCCTGCCGTGATCGCATCGGGGTGCCGCGATGAGACTCGGTCGCCCACGGACATTTGCTCGATGCATTTGATGTTGCCACCGGCGAGCAAGATCTCGGTGTCGGCGGGGAAGCAGCTCTGTCAATATTACCCCCGTCCCATTTTCTTCCCCGTCCCATTTTCTTCCGGGAACTGCTGGCCAGCCGCCTTCATCCAGCCTGCTTGCAGTTCTGCTGATTAGTGTTCGATCAGTGCCAATTAGTGTTCCCAAAAACAAACCACACTCAAACCAGTGAGATACAGGTCGGCCTGCTGATCAATAGCGACGCATCGCAAACGTGAAATCGGATCGTACTTCAAGAGAAGCAAAACCACTCATCTTCACTGATCGAACACTAATCGGAGTACTTCTTCGAAAAGGGGAACGGGGTTTCTAACGCGATTAAATTGGATCCCGCGAGGGATCGCAGAAGGTAACCACGGGTCGCCGAAGGTGCACCCGTGGTATGCGACGACCATGTTGAATCGACCCCGCAGGGTGTTGTCGCAGGCTTCTCGGAATCTGGGCTGCGACCGCCTCCGGGGTCGGTTCTCGTCAGACCGAATGAACCGGCGATGATCGCTTCGCTCTATCGCCGGCTACCGTCTGAGACCGCTTCACGGTCGTATGCAGCAACAATTCTTCTCAAGTCCCGAGAGACGCTTCTACGTGACGAATTCACTCTACCACGCTGTCGGCTTGTGTTGGGAGTTACTTCCCTTTGTTTTTCCCCAGCAACTCTCGGATCTTCGCCTTGCTCGTCTTCGCCGTCGCCTCGCCCGCCCCTGTCTGGAATCTTCGAAAAGGGGAAGGGGGTTTTTAGTTTCCGCGCGGGCGGTGGGGAAGTGAATGCGATTGTGTTACGGGTAGCTGCCAGTTGTTGCTCCGAACCGGGGCAAGCCCGGCGGAAGCAAAGAATCCATCTTACGTAGACCGTCAACAATGAGTCACTCCTGGTCAATGAAACCATCCGATCTCAATTCGGCCAAGAATGCGACATCAATAAGGCCGGTAACATCTAGCAGTCATGTGAATACCAGCACGAAGCGCAAGCGAGTGAATCAGGCGACTCACTCACTCACTCACACACTCACTCACACACTCACTCGCTTGCGCTTCGTGCTGGTATGTAGGTCGTTTCAGCAAATAGAAAGCTACACAGCGTTGCCGCAGTGGGATTCGCCAGAAATCCGATCAGCCCCCCCGGAACTCCACCCGTCTGCGTTCGCCACTTCACCGATCTCTGATGCCGTGCTGTTCCGCCAGCACGATCGACAGGACCGTCGCACCCTACGTAGTAGCGTTTTCTCTCAAACGTTACCTGTTCGCTGCCGATTCTCCAGTTACCCCTCCTTTATCAACCGGCAGTCACGCGACCCTCCCCGCGTGGCGTCCCTAGCTCCATGCGTGTCGACATCCGTCTGTCGGCTGCTGTGCCGGTCGATGCATCACGAGCGTGACTATGTCTAACAGCGAATTCGATCTCGATGTGGATCGCGGCAACACCGCGTTGAACTTCTTGCCCTGGATCCGGCAAGCGCAGCAGTCAGGGAAGGGACTCGGCGGCATGGTGATGGAGATCATGCGTCTACGTCGTGGGCAAGGAAAGTTGCAGCCCGATGAATACTTCATGTACGGAATGTACGACGACGCTCGCTTCACGGCCGAGTCGCGGAAAACGTTCCTGGGACAAGACAACTTGTTGGTACCCTCGCCATGGGCAAAGATCGCCGGTGACAAACCCACCCTGACGACTCTGTTGACCGGGATGGGATTGCCTGTTCCAGAAACGCAAGCCATCGTGCATCCGTTTCGCACATTCGCCAATGCGTTTGCCCTGCGAAATCCTGCCGACGTGGCGAACTTCCTCCGCAAGGATGCCCGTTACCCGATCTTTGGCAAGCCCTTTGACTCGGTGTGTAGCATGGGGACGGCAAAGATCGATCGTTACGATGCCGAGCACGATGCGGTGATCGTCAGCGGGGATAAAGTCGTCCCCGTGGATGCGTTTGCCAAAAAGATCAATGAACTCGGGCTGGCGTATCTGTTTCAAACACTGATGCTGCCGCATCCCGAGATCGCCAAGTTGATCGGTCCCTGCGTCAGTTCCGTGCGGATGTTTGTGATTTCCGATCGTGACGGTGCTGCATTGTTCCGCGCTGCATGGAAGATCCCCGCCAGCGTGAATCACGCGGACAATTTCTGGCGTGTCGGTAACATCCTGGCGGGTGTGGACATCGAAACCGGCAAGATCCTGCGGACAGTTGTGCGTACCGAAGATGGAACTGAACCGATTGCCGCTCACCCGATCACGGATGCGGTGTTTGACGGCATGGTGTTCCCCGAATGGGACGCGATGAAGCATCTGGTCATGCAGGCCGCGATCAACCTGCCCCACTGTCATTTCCAAGGCTGGGACGTTGCGTTGACGGATCGGGGACCGATCCTGGTGGAACTGGAGGGCGATGGTGGCAACCCGATCATGGAGCAACTGTGTTTCGATACGGGGTTGCTGCAAGGTCGATACCTGAAGGTCGTCGAGGAGTACAACGAACGCGAAAAGCAGTCGCAGAAACGCAATCGTTCGCGTGACGCCGCGGCTTTGCGGAAAAGTGTCGCTGCGTTGGCCGTTCCCTTTGAGACGCGTCGAACGAATGTTGACTCCAACGAGGATGCATCGAGCGAGTTGGACGATTCAACGGTGAAGACGACCTCCGCTCCCATCGTCATCCCGACAGGGACATCCATTCCGACCGACTCGAATGTAACGGTCTGATTGCCCCGTGATTTCCCCACACGAAATCGGACAGCCCTACGAGAGCTTGATCTCGTCGGGTTGCGATAGCCGTTTGATCCTCAATCCATCGGGTTTGAATCCGTATGGATGTGGAGTGATCAGCCGTGACG from Stieleria varia carries:
- a CDS encoding sugar-transfer associated ATP-grasp domain-containing protein — translated: MSNSEFDLDVDRGNTALNFLPWIRQAQQSGKGLGGMVMEIMRLRRGQGKLQPDEYFMYGMYDDARFTAESRKTFLGQDNLLVPSPWAKIAGDKPTLTTLLTGMGLPVPETQAIVHPFRTFANAFALRNPADVANFLRKDARYPIFGKPFDSVCSMGTAKIDRYDAEHDAVIVSGDKVVPVDAFAKKINELGLAYLFQTLMLPHPEIAKLIGPCVSSVRMFVISDRDGAALFRAAWKIPASVNHADNFWRVGNILAGVDIETGKILRTVVRTEDGTEPIAAHPITDAVFDGMVFPEWDAMKHLVMQAAINLPHCHFQGWDVALTDRGPILVELEGDGGNPIMEQLCFDTGLLQGRYLKVVEEYNEREKQSQKRNRSRDAAALRKSVAALAVPFETRRTNVDSNEDASSELDDSTVKTTSAPIVIPTGTSIPTDSNVTV